In the Lascolabacillus massiliensis genome, one interval contains:
- a CDS encoding GNAT family N-acetyltransferase codes for MKKILENNVIRLRAPEPEDLDHLYRWENDTSLWEYGASIAPYSRFALKQYLIDSKQDLYADKQLRLMIVIKESNEVAGTIDLYDFDPFHKRAGVGILIDEKFREQGYGLQALHILEEYSFNFLKIKQLYAIIPENNRGSIRLFSKAGYSEAGILKEWLSSGSIYENALIMQRINGSLI; via the coding sequence ATGAAGAAAATACTTGAAAACAATGTTATCCGTTTACGAGCTCCTGAGCCCGAAGACCTGGATCATTTATACAGGTGGGAGAATGACACATCTCTATGGGAGTACGGCGCATCTATTGCTCCATACTCACGTTTTGCTTTGAAACAGTATCTTATTGACTCAAAACAAGATCTTTATGCAGATAAACAGTTACGTCTGATGATAGTTATAAAAGAGTCAAATGAGGTTGCTGGAACAATTGATCTGTATGACTTTGATCCCTTTCACAAGAGAGCAGGAGTTGGTATTCTTATAGACGAGAAGTTTCGTGAACAGGGATATGGATTGCAGGCATTACATATTCTTGAGGAGTACTCGTTTAATTTTCTGAAGATAAAACAGCTCTATGCCATTATTCCTGAGAATAACAGAGGCAGTATAAGACTTTTCAGCAAAGCGGGATATTCTGAGGCCGGGATACTGAAAGAGTGGCTTTCAAGCGGAAGCATATATGAGAATGCATTAATAATGCAAAGAATAAACGGTTCACTAATTTAA
- a CDS encoding L-threonylcarbamoyladenylate synthase — protein MQEDIKKAIEVLKSGGIILYPTDTIWGIGCDATNEEAVKHIYDLKQRDDSKSMLVLLDNPAKLQTYVQDVPEIAWDMIDLTDKPLTIIYDGAKNLAANLIAPDGSIGIRITDELFSRELCKQFRKPIVSTSANISGEVSPTKFSKISAEIKNGVDYVVNYRRKDNSEVKPSSIIKLGRNGTIQVIRK, from the coding sequence ATGCAGGAAGATATAAAAAAAGCAATTGAGGTTTTAAAGTCGGGAGGAATCATACTATATCCAACTGATACAATATGGGGTATAGGATGTGACGCTACCAACGAAGAGGCTGTTAAACATATCTATGATCTGAAGCAGCGTGACGACAGTAAATCTATGCTTGTACTGCTGGACAATCCTGCAAAATTGCAAACCTACGTTCAGGATGTGCCGGAAATTGCCTGGGATATGATAGATTTGACCGACAAGCCACTCACAATCATTTATGATGGAGCAAAAAATCTTGCAGCAAACCTTATAGCTCCTGATGGATCAATAGGGATAAGAATAACCGACGAACTGTTTTCAAGAGAGCTGTGCAAACAGTTCAGAAAACCTATCGTCTCCACATCAGCAAATATAAGCGGAGAGGTATCCCCTACTAAATTTTCAAAAATATCAGCTGAAATCAAGAATGGAGTTGACTATGTGGTAAACTATCGCAGAAAAGATAATAGTGAAGTTAAGCCATCCAGTATAATTAAGCTGGGTAGGAATGGGACAATTCAGGTTATTAGAAAATAA
- a CDS encoding chloride channel protein, producing MPIQFKEIHNKFLLWRDEHIKERHFLLFVCFIVGILTAFAAYLLKLSIEFIQVFLTENFSQVSHNYSYLLFPIVGILIAGLYVRYIVKDDISHGVTKILFAISQRKSRIKPHNMHSSLVASSITIGLGGSVGAEAPIVLTGSAIGSNIGRFFRLEQHSLMILVGCGAAGAIAGIFKAPVAGILFVIEVLLLDLTMSSIMPLLVTAVTATVVSYMLTGMDAMFAFTLLEQFTLDRIPYVVLLGILCGLISLYVIRMMSWCENIFHKLSPWRRFLLGGVTLSLLIFFFPPLFGEGYHTIETLLEGGDSFHRLTNESYFYNWKSPWSAIIFLALVVLFKVFATSATNGGGGTGGVFAPTLFLGCIAGFIFSYTLNHIGVATYLPQENFALMGMSGLMAGVMHAPLTGMFLIIELTGGYDLFLPLMIVSLVSYGTILIFEKHSIYAIRLAKRGELITHHKDKAVLTFLKVENLLEKNIPTVTPDMTLGDMVKVISNSNRNIFPVVDKENKLLGLVLMNDIRNIMFRSELYDRFMVNKFMVGSPAIINISNSMEEVMDQFEKTKAWNLPVVDDKGVYQGLLSQSSVFNSYREVLVENYSEGDE from the coding sequence ATGCCGATACAATTTAAAGAAATACATAATAAATTTCTCCTCTGGCGCGATGAGCATATAAAAGAGCGCCATTTTTTGCTGTTTGTATGTTTCATTGTTGGAATACTTACTGCATTTGCAGCATATCTGCTTAAGCTTAGCATAGAGTTTATACAGGTATTCCTAACGGAGAATTTCAGTCAGGTAAGCCACAACTACTCATACCTTCTGTTCCCGATAGTTGGAATTCTGATTGCAGGACTCTACGTGAGATATATAGTGAAAGACGATATCAGTCACGGCGTTACAAAAATCCTGTTTGCTATATCACAACGCAAGAGCAGAATAAAGCCACATAACATGCACTCATCACTTGTGGCAAGTTCCATAACTATTGGTTTAGGAGGATCAGTTGGAGCCGAGGCACCAATTGTGCTTACCGGTTCGGCCATCGGATCTAACATTGGAAGGTTTTTCAGACTGGAGCAGCACAGTTTGATGATTCTTGTTGGGTGTGGCGCTGCAGGAGCCATTGCAGGCATATTTAAAGCTCCTGTTGCAGGCATTCTTTTTGTGATAGAGGTGCTGCTTTTAGACCTTACCATGTCATCAATCATGCCTCTGCTTGTTACAGCAGTAACCGCAACCGTGGTATCATATATGCTAACAGGAATGGATGCCATGTTTGCCTTTACACTGCTTGAACAGTTTACTCTCGACCGCATTCCTTATGTTGTACTACTTGGTATACTGTGTGGACTAATATCACTCTATGTTATCCGCATGATGAGCTGGTGCGAGAATATATTCCATAAACTTTCGCCATGGAGGCGATTCCTGCTGGGAGGAGTTACATTAAGTCTATTAATATTCTTTTTCCCCCCACTTTTTGGTGAAGGGTATCATACAATAGAAACATTGCTTGAAGGAGGTGACTCATTTCATAGATTAACCAATGAGAGCTATTTCTACAACTGGAAAAGTCCATGGTCGGCAATCATATTCCTTGCGTTGGTAGTACTATTTAAAGTTTTTGCCACAAGTGCCACAAACGGTGGTGGAGGTACAGGCGGTGTATTTGCTCCTACGCTGTTCCTTGGCTGTATTGCAGGTTTCATATTCTCATATACATTAAATCATATTGGAGTTGCAACATACTTACCCCAGGAGAATTTTGCGCTTATGGGGATGTCGGGGCTAATGGCGGGGGTTATGCATGCACCGTTGACTGGAATGTTTCTTATAATTGAGCTCACCGGGGGATATGACCTTTTCCTGCCTCTAATGATTGTATCCCTTGTTTCCTACGGTACAATTCTTATTTTTGAGAAGCACAGTATATATGCTATAAGGCTTGCAAAAAGAGGGGAACTTATCACACATCATAAAGATAAAGCTGTACTCACATTCCTGAAGGTAGAGAACCTTCTTGAAAAGAATATACCAACTGTTACACCTGATATGACGCTGGGTGATATGGTTAAGGTTATTTCTAACTCAAATAGAAATATATTCCCTGTTGTTGACAAAGAAAACAAACTGCTGGGCTTGGTACTAATGAATGATATTCGCAATATAATGTTCAGGTCTGAGCTCTATGATCGGTTTATGGTGAATAAATTTATGGTTGGATCTCCCGCCATAATAAATATCAGCAACAGTATGGAGGAGGTGATGGATCAGTTTGAAAAGACAAAAGCTTGGAACTTGCCTGTTGTTGATGACAAAGGGGTGTATCAGGGATTGCTTTCGCAATCATCAGTTTTCAACTCATACCGCGAGGTGTTAGTGGAAAATTATTCTGAAGGTGATGAATAG
- the fmt gene encoding methionyl-tRNA formyltransferase — MKKEDLRIVFMGTPEFAVESLKTLVENGYNVVGVITMPDKPAGRGYKLQPSPVKQYALEKGLHLLQPEKLKDEEFLSELRKLKADVQVVVAFRMLPEVVWSMPEKGTFNLHSSLLPQYRGAAPINWAIINGEKETGVTTFFLSHEIDTGEIIFREKTEISESDNAETLHDRLMVMGASLVKKTIDAILEDNAKAIPQEELVGSETVLKPAPKIFTETCKIDWNRKSAEIFNFIRGLSPYPAAWTELQRHDSDETLRIKLFASEKIALTEDYRINSLTPGTIITDNKTYIDVATGDGLLRITDLQLSGKKRMKSVDFLNGYKLDNKDSFQ; from the coding sequence ATGAAAAAAGAAGATTTAAGGATAGTTTTCATGGGTACACCGGAATTTGCGGTTGAATCACTGAAAACATTGGTTGAGAATGGTTATAATGTAGTGGGTGTGATTACAATGCCCGACAAGCCGGCAGGTAGAGGTTATAAATTACAACCATCACCTGTGAAGCAGTATGCATTGGAAAAAGGTCTGCATCTGTTACAGCCTGAGAAGCTTAAGGATGAAGAGTTTTTGAGTGAGCTTAGAAAATTAAAAGCTGATGTTCAGGTTGTGGTGGCTTTCAGGATGCTTCCTGAAGTTGTGTGGAGTATGCCTGAGAAAGGAACATTTAATCTTCACTCCTCTTTACTCCCTCAATACAGGGGTGCAGCACCCATCAACTGGGCAATAATAAATGGAGAAAAGGAGACAGGAGTAACCACATTTTTCCTATCCCATGAAATTGATACAGGAGAGATAATATTCCGTGAGAAAACAGAGATAAGTGAGTCCGATAACGCAGAAACGTTGCATGACAGACTGATGGTTATGGGTGCATCACTTGTGAAAAAGACGATTGATGCAATTCTTGAAGATAATGCTAAGGCAATTCCTCAGGAAGAGCTTGTCGGCAGTGAAACAGTACTTAAACCGGCTCCAAAGATATTTACTGAGACCTGCAAAATAGACTGGAACAGGAAAAGTGCTGAAATATTTAATTTCATAAGGGGCTTGTCGCCCTATCCTGCTGCTTGGACCGAGTTACAGCGCCATGATTCAGATGAAACTCTTCGTATAAAGCTGTTTGCAAGCGAAAAGATTGCACTCACAGAAGATTATAGGATTAATTCATTAACTCCCGGAACAATTATAACCGATAATAAAACCTATATTGATGTAGCAACAGGTGACGGACTGCTCCGGATAACAGATCTGCAGCTTTCAGGAAAGAAGCGAATGAAAAGTGTGGATTTCCTGAATGGATATAAGCTGGATAATAAAGACAGTTTCCAATAG
- a CDS encoding DUF3078 domain-containing protein: MKQLFLSLIISVFSLSVTAADLSQVNDSLDLFEDITDISRLIQNRTTHGEIIVNDTILPKERVTDYVIPAQVIQPVLPVSRNPLDSIYVRNERGILQLPENYYNPDALRGLTFRDTLFYNPLFLPMIFNGRMLPRDISFYNPDKDYEPGKLIDKDKTFEPRLERSDFIQKIRRNYYTDHPDRVKYSILNFESLPQVATDDEIVRETFNPFRELLRSETAYSLEAPGVELTTINRKYWVRSGEHSFQFAQNYFSDNWHKGGTNNLNFNSYHVLRANYKKDKVRFNNTLEWRLSVFNAPDDSLREYRIGNDLIRYYGDFGLDAFAKGWSYSMNMEAKSQLFNSYPTNSNQLRSALLSPLYVNAGVGLKFNLDKKSEKVRGRRVRWDLALAPISLNFKYVSNDSVDVVRFGIPENKKYNLDMGTTVTSILKYDITRYITWDSRLTYFTSYDKVEAEFENSLNMALSNAFSTRIYLNVRFDDGVPPHPDLKYLQYNQTLSFGLNYKW; encoded by the coding sequence ATGAAACAACTGTTTTTATCTCTGATTATATCTGTTTTTTCATTGTCTGTCACAGCAGCTGATCTATCTCAGGTAAATGATAGTCTGGATTTATTTGAAGATATTACCGATATCAGCCGTTTAATTCAAAATCGTACCACCCATGGTGAGATTATTGTTAATGACACAATTTTACCAAAGGAACGAGTTACAGATTATGTTATACCTGCTCAAGTGATTCAGCCTGTACTGCCTGTTTCCAGAAATCCTCTCGACTCAATCTACGTCAGGAATGAGAGAGGTATTCTGCAGTTACCGGAAAACTATTATAATCCTGATGCATTGAGAGGTTTAACTTTCAGAGATACTCTTTTTTATAACCCGTTGTTCCTTCCAATGATTTTTAATGGCAGGATGTTACCACGTGATATATCTTTCTATAATCCTGATAAAGATTATGAACCGGGAAAACTCATTGACAAAGATAAAACTTTTGAACCAAGGCTGGAGAGATCCGATTTTATTCAAAAGATAAGACGTAACTATTACACCGACCATCCAGACAGAGTTAAGTATTCGATTTTAAATTTTGAATCTCTTCCGCAAGTGGCAACTGATGATGAGATTGTAAGAGAGACTTTTAATCCGTTCCGCGAACTTCTGAGATCTGAAACAGCATACTCTCTGGAGGCTCCTGGAGTGGAATTAACTACAATAAATAGAAAATACTGGGTTCGTTCCGGCGAGCACTCTTTTCAATTCGCACAGAACTATTTCTCTGATAACTGGCACAAGGGTGGTACAAATAACCTTAACTTCAATAGCTATCATGTGTTAAGGGCTAACTATAAAAAAGATAAGGTTAGGTTCAACAATACACTTGAATGGAGACTGTCAGTATTTAATGCTCCTGATGACTCTCTGAGAGAGTATAGAATTGGTAATGACCTTATTCGCTATTATGGTGATTTTGGACTTGATGCTTTTGCAAAAGGATGGTCCTACTCAATGAATATGGAGGCTAAATCGCAATTGTTTAATTCATATCCTACAAATTCAAATCAACTGCGTTCAGCGTTATTGTCTCCTCTATATGTAAATGCTGGTGTCGGTTTGAAATTTAACCTTGACAAAAAATCAGAAAAGGTACGTGGTCGTCGTGTTCGCTGGGATCTGGCATTAGCTCCTATTTCACTTAATTTTAAATATGTATCAAATGATTCGGTAGATGTTGTACGCTTTGGTATACCAGAAAATAAAAAATACAATCTAGATATGGGTACCACGGTAACATCAATACTCAAATATGATATAACTAGATATATTACCTGGGATTCGCGTCTGACATACTTTACAAGCTACGATAAGGTTGAGGCGGAATTTGAGAACAGTTTGAATATGGCTTTGAGTAATGCATTCTCTACAAGAATTTATTTAAATGTGAGGTTTGATGATGGTGTTCCGCCACATCCCGATTTAAAATATCTGCAATACAACCAAACACTTAGTTTTGGACTTAACTATAAGTGGTAA
- a CDS encoding LemA family protein: MKKISYLLLIVISAITLTSCSGYNRMVEKQEAVTAQWGNVQNAYQRRADLIPNLVNTVKGYAEHEQETFTQVTEARAKATQTTINPENLTAESLQEYQQAQNELSQALGRLLLIQENYPELKANQNFLALQDELAGTENRISVERNRFNQLAQDYNSYIRKFPQVIYAKWFKFDSKAYFEAQPDAQTAPQVQF; the protein is encoded by the coding sequence ATGAAGAAAATATCCTACCTTTTATTAATTGTTATAAGTGCAATCACACTCACGAGCTGTTCAGGCTATAACAGAATGGTTGAAAAGCAGGAAGCAGTGACTGCACAATGGGGTAATGTTCAAAATGCATATCAGCGAAGGGCTGATCTTATTCCTAATCTGGTGAACACTGTGAAAGGTTATGCAGAGCATGAGCAGGAAACATTCACTCAGGTGACAGAGGCAAGGGCAAAAGCAACTCAGACAACTATAAATCCTGAAAATCTGACAGCAGAAAGTCTGCAGGAGTATCAGCAGGCACAAAACGAACTGAGCCAGGCATTGGGAAGGTTATTGCTAATTCAGGAAAACTATCCTGAACTGAAAGCAAACCAGAATTTTCTTGCACTTCAGGATGAACTTGCCGGAACTGAAAACAGAATATCGGTAGAACGCAACAGGTTTAATCAACTTGCGCAGGACTATAATTCATATATCAGAAAATTCCCTCAGGTTATATATGCCAAGTGGTTTAAGTTTGACTCCAAAGCATATTTTGAGGCACAACCTGATGCACAGACAGCTCCGCAAGTACAATTTTAG
- a CDS encoding TPM domain-containing protein codes for MLKKEELDKISESIRLAESDTSAEIRVYIARHCKGSPLETAHKVFHQLKMDATELRNGVLIYLSPSDHKAAIYADEGINAMIDDSDFWQETLDLMLSYFKKELITEGVCKGVGKVGEVLRSCFPLLENDINELDNEVIIEE; via the coding sequence ATGCTAAAGAAAGAAGAGTTAGATAAGATTTCTGAATCGATAAGATTAGCAGAAAGCGACACCTCTGCCGAGATACGTGTTTACATTGCCAGGCATTGTAAGGGATCTCCTCTGGAGACTGCACATAAAGTATTTCATCAGCTTAAAATGGATGCAACTGAGTTGAGAAATGGTGTTCTTATCTACCTTTCACCATCAGATCACAAAGCTGCTATTTATGCAGATGAAGGCATTAATGCTATGATTGATGATTCTGATTTCTGGCAGGAAACTCTCGACTTGATGCTTTCCTATTTTAAAAAGGAGCTTATTACGGAAGGTGTCTGTAAAGGCGTTGGCAAGGTAGGAGAAGTTTTAAGATCATGTTTCCCGTTATTGGAGAACGACATAAACGAACTTGACAATGAGGTTATTATTGAAGAATAA
- a CDS encoding TPM domain-containing protein, with protein MRLLLKNKFLLIFTLLLLSIEVTAQDIPDPMVPYRLVNDFANIFSGAESQALEQKLLAYNDSTSTQIYVITVSDLGGYAASDFSFRLGEKWEIGQKSKDNGAVILIKPKIGNSRGQAFIATGYGLEARINDAYAGRIVRDVMIPYFIVDDYFGGVNAAVDVMIERLSGEYVAEESEAEEFPWVAVIIIIAGIIVILVIITGGGDQNIGGGGHHTTNFPPIFFPPMSGRRRGGFGDGFGGFGGGGFGGGFGGGGGGRFGGGGAGGSW; from the coding sequence ATGAGGTTATTATTGAAGAATAAATTTCTTCTTATTTTTACACTTTTACTACTCTCTATTGAGGTTACGGCCCAGGACATTCCGGACCCTATGGTTCCCTACCGTTTGGTGAATGACTTCGCCAATATATTCTCAGGTGCTGAATCGCAGGCGCTGGAGCAGAAGCTGCTTGCCTATAATGATTCTACTTCCACACAAATATATGTAATTACTGTGTCTGATCTTGGTGGTTATGCTGCCTCAGACTTCTCATTCCGACTAGGTGAAAAATGGGAAATAGGACAGAAAAGCAAAGATAATGGAGCAGTAATTCTAATTAAACCCAAAATAGGAAATAGCAGAGGTCAGGCCTTTATTGCAACCGGCTATGGTCTGGAAGCCAGAATTAATGATGCCTATGCAGGCAGGATTGTAAGGGACGTTATGATCCCCTACTTTATCGTAGATGACTATTTTGGTGGTGTAAATGCTGCTGTTGATGTGATGATTGAAAGACTTTCGGGTGAATATGTTGCGGAAGAGAGCGAAGCAGAAGAATTTCCCTGGGTTGCAGTTATTATAATTATTGCCGGAATAATTGTGATACTTGTTATCATAACCGGTGGAGGTGATCAGAATATTGGTGGCGGTGGTCACCACACGACAAACTTTCCTCCTATCTTTTTTCCTCCAATGTCAGGACGTCGCCGTGGTGGATTTGGCGATGGATTTGGCGGATTCGGAGGCGGAGGTTTTGGAGGAGGCTTCGGTGGCGGAGGAGGAGGTCGTTTTGGCGGTGGAGGAGCAGGTGGAAGCTGGTAA
- the miaA gene encoding tRNA (adenosine(37)-N6)-dimethylallyltransferase MiaA: MKSKLITILGPTASGKTAFAVQLAYRLNGEIISADSRQIYRKMDIGTGKDLSEYIINDVTIPYHLIDIREPGDKYTLFDYQHDFHKVYEDILSRGKTPILCGGTGLYIESVLKGYNLPDVPANPELRESLQHRSLEELTEILKSYRSLHNTTDTDTKKRAIRAIEIADFQSKQDLSKLEFPPLESIILGLNIERELRREKISKRLKARLEEGMIKEVEGILNSGVSAEDLIYYGLEYKFVTLYVTGEISYDEMYRGLEIAIHQFAKRQMTWFRGMERRGFTINWIDVTLPIEKKLEESLKLIEYIPTQQEK; this comes from the coding sequence ATGAAAAGCAAACTTATAACGATCCTTGGACCAACTGCCAGTGGTAAAACTGCTTTTGCCGTGCAGCTTGCGTATAGGCTTAATGGTGAGATAATCAGTGCCGACTCTCGTCAGATCTACAGAAAAATGGATATTGGTACAGGTAAGGATCTATCGGAATACATTATCAATGATGTTACAATACCCTATCATCTTATAGATATACGTGAACCAGGCGATAAATATACACTATTCGATTATCAGCACGATTTCCATAAAGTGTACGAAGATATATTGTCAAGGGGCAAAACACCTATTCTATGCGGTGGAACCGGACTATACATCGAATCAGTTCTAAAAGGATATAACCTTCCTGATGTACCTGCAAATCCTGAGCTTAGAGAGTCGCTTCAACATCGGTCGCTTGAAGAACTGACCGAGATTCTTAAAAGTTATCGTTCTCTGCATAATACCACAGATACAGATACAAAAAAGCGTGCAATACGTGCTATTGAGATTGCTGATTTTCAATCGAAACAGGATCTCTCCAAACTTGAGTTCCCACCACTTGAAAGTATAATTCTAGGATTGAATATTGAGAGAGAACTTCGTAGGGAAAAGATTTCAAAAAGATTAAAGGCGAGATTAGAGGAGGGAATGATTAAAGAGGTGGAGGGTATTCTTAATTCTGGAGTCTCTGCAGAAGATCTGATATATTATGGACTAGAATATAAATTTGTTACACTATATGTAACAGGTGAGATAAGCTATGATGAGATGTATAGAGGTCTTGAGATTGCAATTCACCAGTTTGCGAAACGGCAGATGACCTGGTTTAGAGGAATGGAACGAAGAGGATTCACAATAAACTGGATAGATGTAACTCTCCCAATTGAGAAAAAGCTTGAAGAATCCCTAAAATTGATTGAGTATATTCCAACTCAACAAGAAAAATAA
- a CDS encoding DUF2975 domain-containing protein gives MKKKSTFFLQAVIVIIALLSITALIWFPLVEGRAENLDLLHVYIDPLILYVYASSIIYFVALYKAFKLLGYIGENSIFSINAVKALRSIKYCAIAISILIVGGGLYIKIFHPEEDDPAGFIVLCFVAAIVSVVVATAAAIFEKLLQNAIDIKSENELTI, from the coding sequence ATGAAAAAGAAATCAACTTTTTTCCTTCAGGCTGTAATTGTAATTATCGCTCTCCTTTCAATAACTGCTCTGATATGGTTTCCTTTAGTTGAAGGGCGGGCAGAAAATTTAGACCTGCTTCATGTTTATATTGATCCACTCATTTTGTATGTTTATGCATCATCAATAATTTACTTTGTTGCATTATACAAAGCCTTCAAACTACTTGGTTATATAGGAGAAAACAGTATATTCTCTATAAATGCGGTAAAGGCTTTAAGAAGTATAAAATATTGTGCAATAGCAATAAGTATACTGATTGTTGGTGGTGGACTATATATAAAAATATTTCATCCTGAAGAGGATGACCCTGCAGGCTTTATAGTACTATGCTTTGTGGCCGCAATTGTTTCTGTAGTCGTGGCAACTGCAGCTGCAATATTTGAGAAACTTCTACAAAATGCTATCGATATAAAATCTGAAAATGAATTAACTATCTAA
- a CDS encoding helix-turn-helix domain-containing protein has product MPIIVNLDVMMAKRKISLNELSERVGLTLSNLSILKTGKAKAIRFSTLEAICKALECQPGDILEYTND; this is encoded by the coding sequence ATGCCAATAATTGTAAACTTAGACGTGATGATGGCAAAGAGAAAAATCTCTCTTAATGAACTATCTGAAAGAGTTGGTTTAACGTTATCCAACCTTTCTATACTGAAGACAGGAAAGGCTAAAGCAATTCGTTTTAGTACACTGGAAGCAATCTGCAAAGCTTTGGAGTGTCAGCCGGGTGATATCCTGGAATATACAAATGATTAA
- the lysA gene encoding diaminopimelate decarboxylase, with translation MIKGKFPNDKFEQLETPFYYYDMELLRKTLIAITKETENKPFHVHYALKANFNPIILKEIASFGFGADCVSGNEILRAIECGFDPSKIAFAGVGKTDKEINIGLDNNIFCFNVESIPEIEVINKLAEKKGKIASVALRINPNVDARTHKYITTGLYENKFGINEQDLPNTIQTVKSSPNIKLIGIHFHIGSQITDLTSFEDLCVKVKSIRNWFKQEGIDLPVLNVGGGLGINYQHPNHFPMADFESYFRLFEKYLDLWENQTLHFELGRSVVAPCGSLISRAVFIKEGIKKNFLIIDAGMTDLIRPALYQAFHHIENISSDEEYTPYDVVGPICESSDMFAEQIMLNRSKRGDLIAIRSAGAYGETMVSRYNCRDLPASYFSDTL, from the coding sequence ATGATAAAAGGAAAATTCCCAAACGATAAGTTCGAACAACTTGAAACTCCGTTCTACTATTATGATATGGAGTTGCTTCGCAAAACATTGATAGCAATAACAAAAGAAACTGAAAATAAACCATTTCATGTACACTATGCATTAAAAGCAAATTTTAATCCAATAATACTGAAGGAGATTGCATCATTTGGATTTGGAGCCGACTGCGTAAGTGGAAATGAAATACTCAGAGCAATAGAGTGTGGATTTGATCCTTCAAAAATTGCTTTTGCAGGAGTTGGAAAAACAGATAAAGAGATAAATATTGGTCTGGACAACAACATCTTCTGTTTTAACGTAGAGTCAATTCCTGAAATTGAAGTAATAAACAAACTTGCAGAAAAAAAGGGAAAGATTGCATCCGTGGCTTTGAGAATAAATCCTAATGTAGATGCCAGAACACATAAATATATTACCACAGGACTTTACGAGAATAAGTTTGGCATTAATGAGCAGGATCTTCCCAATACCATCCAGACTGTAAAATCATCACCAAATATTAAACTTATAGGAATACATTTTCATATAGGTTCACAAATCACTGATCTCACATCATTTGAGGATTTATGTGTTAAGGTAAAAAGTATTCGTAACTGGTTTAAACAGGAAGGAATTGACCTGCCTGTTTTGAATGTTGGTGGAGGACTGGGTATAAATTACCAGCACCCTAATCATTTTCCAATGGCTGACTTTGAATCATATTTCAGACTTTTTGAAAAATATCTTGATTTGTGGGAAAATCAGACCCTGCATTTTGAGTTGGGAAGGTCGGTAGTTGCCCCCTGCGGATCGCTGATTAGTCGCGCTGTCTTCATTAAAGAGGGAATAAAAAAGAATTTTCTTATCATTGATGCAGGTATGACTGACCTGATCCGACCGGCTCTCTACCAAGCTTTTCACCATATAGAAAATATCAGTTCAGATGAAGAATACACCCCGTATGATGTTGTAGGACCAATTTGTGAGTCAAGTGATATGTTTGCCGAACAAATTATGCTAAACCGTTCTAAAAGAGGTGATCTGATTGCAATAAGATCTGCGGGTGCTTATGGAGAAACAATGGTATCCAGGTATAATTGCAGGGATCTGCCGGCTTCATATTTTTCAGACACATTATAA